GGTTTGTTGTTGCAGTGCATCCCACTTGGTTCGCAAAACGCAATTGTTTTTTCGACCATGAGTCGGCCAAGCGAATCAGTGCCTACCTTGCGGTTCGTTACGGAGCGTACAACGGTTTGTGGAGTCTTTCCGGTGAGTACCAGTACACGATGAAAGACTGCAGTTGGACGGAATCACAGCTGAACGAGTTGGGCGAAGTGGTTCAGCAGCACAATCCCTATCATCATCCCCTTTCCATTCATCCCAGTGGCAATCCCAAGTGGGCGGCGCCTCACGGCGACCTGTCGTCGCGTGCCTTTCACGACGCGGTGTGGCATGACCACAACTGGCTGCAAACAGGCCAGAAGCTTCCCATGCTGTGCAACGTCGCATTGCGTGCGATAGAGAACTACAAACTCTCACCGACCAAGCCCGTCATTCTTTCGGAAGGCTACTACGAACGATACACCGACCCGGAACACGTCTATCACAGCCGATGGCAGGCATGGACCGCTTTCCTGAACGGCTCCGCTGGGTATGGCTATGGCGCATTCGGGGTTTGGCAGTTTTACACGCCCGACGATGCCAAGGGTGAAACGGGTAAGAAAACGGATGGCCACCTATTTTGGAAGGAAGCGATGGCGATGGAAGGGTCGCGACAAATGCGACCGGTCCGGGAACTGCTAAGCAGTTTGCCGTGGTGGCAACTCACACCAAGCCGCAATTTGATTGTCGTGAATGGGAAACGCAATCCGCCGCCTACCCCCGACGACATCACGCCACCTCACTGCGGGAAGATTGCGGACGCAGCGATGGTTGTCTACATACCGCGCGGCAACGCAGACAACGAACTCAGGATCGACAACCTTCCGAGCCAGGACTTCGCGGCCCACTGGTTTGATCCGCGAACTGCGGCCCGTACGATGATCTCCGACTCCAAACAACTCGCCAATGGCGTCATTCCCCCGCGACCAGAATCCGCGGACGAAGATTGGGTGCTTTTACTCCTTAACACAAACAGCGACGAGAACCGGCGATAGCCGTGTACCGAAACTCCGTTTGCGGGTCGTGGCAAGGCAACAAGTCCTTCCACGATGTAGGCCCCGTCACGTCGTCCACTACCAAAATATCCAAATTTCTAACACTCCCTCGGCAAGGACCCTTCTCGTGAACCGAATCCTGTTGCTTTTGCTTGCATGTTTTCCGGTGTTGTTTGGTTCACACGCGGTCGAGGCAGGTGATCGCCCCAATATTGTGTTCATCCTCGCCGATGACCTCGGCTATGGTGACTTGGCCTGTTACGGCCGCGAGGACATTCGCACACCCAACCTCGACGAATTGGCCAAGCAGGGAGTTCGATTTACTAACCACTATGCCAACGGCGCCGAATGCACGCCGACGCGAGCCGCACTGCTCACCGGCCGGTATCAGCAATGGATTGGTGGATTGGAATGTGCGATCGGAACCGGCAACCTCGGCCGATACGACGACGCGATCCGGTTGAGGGAAACGAATGATCTTGGGTTTCCAACCGACGAGCAATCGATTGTGCGATTGTTAAAGGACGCGGGATACGCTACCGCGATCACCGGAAAGTGGCATCTCGGGTATGAACCAAAGTTTGCACCCCACCTGCATGGATTCGACTACACGTTCTATTGCATCGGCGGCGGTATGGACTACTTCCACTACCTCGATAACGTCGCCGGATACAATCTCTTTCAAGACGGCGATCCCATCCGGCGCGAGGGCCATTTCACCGACTTGGCGACGGAGGAAGCGATCGAGTTTGTGAAACGCCAGAGCGATGAAAAACCGTTTTTTCTGTACCTTGCCTACACTTGTCCTCATTCTCCGTTTCAAGGACCCGACGATCTCACCAAAAACCCGTTACCACTGAATTCACCGCTCTGGAATCAGGGAACCGCACCGCCGGACGTTTACATCGCGATGATTGAGCAGATGGACACGCGAATCGGCGACTTGCTAAACACGCTCGACGTCGAGAAGTTGAATGGCGACACGCTTGTGATCTTCGCCAGCGACAACGGAGGCACGCGCAGTGCCCGCAACACGCCTTTGTCCGGCATCAAAGGAAGCACGAACGAAGGTGGCATTCGTGTCCCTGCCATCATGCGCCTGCCGGGAGTCATCCCCGCAGGCGTCGATTCCGATCAGGCATGTATCACATTCGATTTCACCAAGTCGATCGCGCGCATCGCGGGTGTCAAACCAGCCATCGACAAACCACTGGAAGGCATCGACATCGTCCAACATGTGGCTGAAGGGAGGCGCGACATCGATCGAACACTTTACTGGCGCAAACCACGCGGCGACACCGTTTGGAAGGGGGTTCGTGAGGGAACCCTGAAGTTTGTGGCTCAACAGCGCGGAGACAAGGAGTCGGAATTCCTCTTCGATCTCGCGACGGATGTGTCCGAGACGAACGACCTGAAGACCTCACGCCCAACAGACTTCAAACGGCTTAAGGCAAAGTACATCGAATGGGAGGCAACCACGCGAGCAACTCGGCGTGGACGCCCTCAATAAGACAGAGATCACTGGGTTTGTGCTCCGAATCAACCTCGGACGGAGGGATAAGGCACTAGCCGCCGGTTAGAGCCTTGAAATACCGGCGGCTAGCGCCTTGCCGTTCATAAAGTGGCGAAGCAATAGAATGATTCTCGACGAGCCGCCGTTCTTCGAAACCGAGCATCGCAGAATCGCAAACAGCGAAGCCGTGATGAAGGAATTTTTATGATCAGCAAGCTTACGCCCAATTCGGCAGTGACATTGTCGCTGTTGCTGCTTTGTGTCCAGGCAGATCGAGTTGCCGGACAAGTGTCTTTTCCTCAGCCAGCGACCGCCAAGTCGGATGGATGGGAAAGGTGCGTTCCAGAGGATGAATCGGTCGACTCTACAAAACTTCAAGCGGCGATGCAGTACATGGAAGATGCGTTGGACGATCCCAACACAGCGAATCCCGACGAGGATCGACTTCAGTTTGCCTGCGTGATCCGCAATGGCCGAATGATTTGGCCCAACCAGTCGACGCCGGTGCATCAGGGTTCCGACCTCAACACACCCTGTCAAATCTACTCGGTGACCAAGACGACGCCACGAAGGGGTTGATTCCACCGGGAACGGCGGCAGTGACCGCTGTGGATTTAGACGAAACGCCCGCCCCGATTTTAAGCACGCTTCGCGTGCATGCCGACAATCCGCGGTACTTCACGGATGATTCCGGAACTGCCGTCTACCAGCCGGATCCAGGTCCGTTCTCAATCCAGCTGGAAGCCGGTCAGTATCGATATGAATGGTTCGACCCTGCAACGGGGCAGGTGACCGGTTCCGAGAAACTCGATTGGTCAGGCGGGCTGCGTGAGTTCACATCCGACCGTGATGGCGCGATGGTGTTCTATGTGGTATCGGATGAAAACTCGAATAATAGCCGACCATAAGATGCTAGGACAAATCGTTACCGAATCGCAGTGGGGGAGGAGTAGACGGCATCCCAGGGTTCGATCTGTTGAATTTTCTTCGCTGCCAACGCTCGGTAGCAGTCGGGCATGTCGAAGTGCGCCAGGACGTTTGGCAGGAGCGCAGCAAGTGGCCAGTCGTAGTCTTCGTGTTCCGCGATGTCGGCGTACGAGGTGAGCGCGTTCTTGAGCGTGACTTGTGAGATGCGATCGTTCAGCAATGCCGCGAACGTTGCGGGTAGTGCTCCCCAGCCTTTGGCGACGATGTGAATGTCGGTGTAGCCGTAGGATGCGAGCCAATCCAGAACGCGAAGCACGTCCATTGTTTTCTGCCCGACGTAAGGGCGATCGAGCATCAGACTGTGGATCGCGTAAAAGTAATCGCAGCCGTAGGGATCATCGAACGATTGGTTGCCGCACGTATCGGGCTGCGATTCTCCGATGCCGCGCACATCGCACGTGAACAGCCGCGTTTCTGGCTCGGTTTTGATGACATCACGAATGAGTGGCTCATCACGGAGTTCGGCGTCGCTCGATCGGTGCGAGACATACAAAATCGCCCGATTTCCTTCGCGCGGTGGACGAGAATACCAAGGCTCGTTCGTCAACATGTAGACCAGTGCGAAGATGTCCTGTTCCGTTTCAACGGCGTAGCTGATTCCGAATTTTGTGGGGTACTCACGTGATCGCCAATCTCGCAAGATCCGGTAGTCAGGAGTGTCCGTCTTTGGAGTCCGCAACTTCAAGATCTGACGGATGCGATGGGTAAGTTGTTCGCCCTCGACGGCACCGCGATTTTTACCGAGAGCTCTTGACTGATCGGCGGTGAATTGGAAGACCGTTTTTGCATCGAGTCCCGCAATCTGTCCCTTTGGCGTACACCACAGCGTTTCGTCTGTCTCGATGGTAATGTCCGGTTCCGTTTTCGCAGCGGAAACTCGCGTCACGCCGTTGAACCAACCGTACATTGCCTCGCGGTTTTCCTGCGAGTAACCGTGAGTGGATGGTCCGGTGAACATGCTCACTCGTTTCTGCTTGCCAAGCAGACTATACAGCCCTTTCAGGCGGTTGTAGGCTTCCTCGGCGCCGCGTGCATCGAAGAAGTCGCGTTCCTTCGATAGGATAAGCACGGGCTTGGGTGCCATCGCCGCCAGAAAATCGGCGTGATCCAAACCGAGTGCCAACGCTCTTGGCGGACACTGTTCTGTGTCCGCAGGGAGTTCGTTTTCCATGTTGCGTCGAAATGTCGTCACGAAACAGCTCGGAGCGGCCATCGTCCAACGTGATTCCACGCCGGCCAGCCACGTCGTCATGGTTCCGCCACCAGAATTCCCGGTGACACCGATCTGCTCTGGATCTACCTCTTTTCGCGTCAGCAGATAATCGAGTGCGCGGATGCCATCCCATGCTCGCCATGCTCCCAAAAACTCACCGACGAGAAACTGCTGGTTTCCGCAATACAGGTGCTCGTGGACCGTGCCCTTGCGTCGCGGTGTCAAATCGTCGTCAACGTACTGAGATCGCTCGCCCTGACCGATCGGATCGTAGATCAGGCAGACGTACCCCAGCTTCGCAAGCCCCTGAGCGAACGACTGGTACGGTTCGGCGGCTTTGCCGTTGCTAGAATGCCCGCACGTGCCGATCACACCTGGCATCGGTAGCTCACGTCCCTTCGGAACGTAAACATTCGCCGTTACCGGAAAGTCAGGACGACTTTCGAAAATCAGTTTCTCAATTTTGTAGGCGTCTCGCTCGACAACGCCGGTGATTCGTGGATTGAGCGGCGTCCGTTCCGGTTCCGGCCCGAAGCATTCGCGAATCTTCGCTCGCAGGGTTTCAACATGCTTTTGGGCCGCGTCCTCTGTGTTGACTTGTTCCCACACTCGCAGGTTTCGCCGCTCCGCCTGTCGAACCTGTTCGACAAAAAACTCATGCACCATCCGCGGGAAGCGATTCAGCGGCGGAACACTTTCTGCGCCAATTGCGTCTTTGGACAACCAATCGAGCAACGGAACCATCATTGGAAACGTCGCGGCGCTTAGCAGCCGACGTCGGGACACTCCGACGGTAACGAGTGACGAATTGCAGCTTCGATGGTCAGTACGGTTGTTGTCGCTCATCGGCGGCCTTTCATTCCATTTTCGACTATCTACTTCGGCGCCCAGTAAGAACCTATCTGAAAAGGGGTCTGACCCTTTGTCGACCGACGTTTCGATTGCTCAAAAACTCGTTGTTTTCCAATGGAATCGCTACCGATACGCTCAGACCAAGAGAGGGTCAGGCCCCTTTTCGGATAGGTTCTAAATACAGTTCAACGATTGTATCACACCACGCATGCAAACGGGTCTGCAAGGGGCGGCTACGGGCCAAGCCGAACGTACTTCGAACTCGATTTGCCGCTCGCCAACTCCGTCACCTTTACGGTCCACAGTCCCAAGTGATCATTGGCCGCAAATTCGATTGGCACGCTCAATTCGCCTCCCGCGGCGCCGTAGTAGCCACTGAACTCCGCCTCCATCCCTTCCGGATCCGATATCTGAACTTGCACCGGGATCACTGCGTCCATCGGCGTTTCGCCATCGGTAATCGAAATCCTTGCATCCATTCGTTCGCCCAAGTGCGCCGACTCTTCAAGCGAGATATCGACTCGACGGATGGGTTTCTCGGTGACCATCCATACCCGGCCTTCGCAAGGGCCAAGCGAGACGCCGCCTGTTAGACGCTCGCCCGATTTTTCCCAAAACACTTCCCGCTGGTCACAAAGATCGTAGACATGACCACTGGATTTCAACAACGACACCTTCGTGTCCGATGGAAGACCGTCCTCCATCACCAAACCAAAACCGCCAACGTAAGTACCTGGTTCTCGATGATCGTTTACAGCGAAAACGTAGTCGGTCGATTGGTAACGTCGACATCGCGTGACAACATCGGGATTCGTTGAATCGACTTGGCGAACATATCGCGAATCTAACCATTTGCGTAGCTTCGCCGCAGCATCCTGCACTCTATCTCGATCCGCTTTCGCTTGTTTTTTTCGCTCAAATCGTGGCACCATCCAATCGAGACGAATCGCCGGACATACCTGTTTGTCGCCCACAATCAAACCACCACGTTGCTGAAACGCGTGAATCTTTTCCACGACCGACTCTGTTAAGACGTCGCAATCGGCGAGCACCAATACCTTTGCGGTGTCCAGTCCTCCTGCTAGCAACGACTCCTCATACATCACTCGGGGTTGTAATTGGGCATACATCAGAACGTGATACAGATCGCCTGCCCAGCCATTGTTCCATCCATAGGTGCCACGACGAGCGAACATTTGCGACGTAAAGCTTTCCAAAAACACGACGTCGGTATTGACGTCGGGGATTTGAGTCAACGTCGGCCCAAGCGGCTCGACGACGCTCTCGATCAACCGTTTCAACTCATGCTGGGTTGCGGGATTCGTGTAGCGATACGACGAACCCGAGTCCACATCCAGCAGCGATTGCCAGCCGTGATACATGATCCCTTTAATCGGCCGCGATAACTTCCACCACAAAGCTTCACGCAAATGCATCGGAGCGATCGTGATATAGGCGGCTGCTGGATCTTGATCCACCCACGGTGACGACGTCCCACGCGGCGATACGTCGGGAGGTGCCGTTTGCGATCGATACCAGATCAATTGGGTCATCTTCATCACGTCTTGTGATCTGCCCCCCACTCGGGACATTTCCAGTAGTTCATCTGTGCAAAGTCCGATGCGAACTGGATCGGGGTACGAATACGTCCAATGCGACAACACGTCCACATCCCCACCACTGCCGCTAACGCTGGGCACTCGAATGGCTGGATCATGAAACGTCCAAAAACCATCGCGTTCGATGTTCTGTTTCAGACCATCATTCAGCTTCGAATTGGCGCGATTCCACCCGTCACCCTCTCGCCAAAACCATTTCAAGTACATCAAAATTGGATCCTCGTCATCGATCACACGATCTTCCGGGAAATCAGAAATCTTCTTGTAATCGACTCCGTTCTTGCTTGTTACCTCGCTCGGTATCGACTTCCCGGTTGCCGACAAATAGGCGGCGACTTCTTCTTTGCGAAACGAAACCTGCGACTCGCTGCGGACTTCCGTATGCAATAGCGCCGCCTCAAAGGCGGGGTGATCGCCGTACGCACGGCCAATTGCGGCACCGGTATCAAAACAAAACTTCTGCACCGGCTCTAACAACGCGCTGACGTCTTCTCGATCGTACGGTTTGCCATTTCTGTCCATTCGCAGTAGTGTTTCCCCGGCCGGCGATGTTCGCAACCAGCGTGCGGGGGCCAGCGTTGCGATCACACCGATTTCGTTCTCCAGTGCCACGTCCAGCATTTCGCGATCCGCCTGGATCTGCGCAGCAGTGCCTGGGAGCGCGTCAGATCCTTCATTCCAAATCTTCTGGTAATCCGCTCGCAATCCTAAACAATGTGTAAACCCAATATTTTTCAAGGCAGGTATCGATTGGACGACGTTGTCGGTTCCGTTGACTCCCCACATGACGACAGGCATCCGATCGGGTAGCGGTCGCCGCACGATCGTCAACGGAAAAATCGTCGTCGTTCGATATTCGGTATTCCCTCCATCCTGTTTCTTCCCAACCATGGTAACCGCCACTTCGTAACGCCCTGGTCGAAGCGAGCAATCCACGGGAACTTCGATAGGGTGCTTTTGTCCCGAAGCAATCACGGGCAGCTTAATCGTTTCGACTTTGCCATTGGGAAACTGGATTTCAACCGAGGAGTCTGTCAGATCCGCAGGCATGAAGTTTTCGATATGGCCGCTGAAATGAGCGTCAGAATCCATGCGAAGAAATACCAGCCGCGCGCTGTCGGTCTGAAACGCAAAAGGACGAAATTCGACTGTCCCACTGGTGATTCGGACTTCATCGATCAATCCTGGGAAACCGCTGTAAAGGGATCCGATGCGATCGCCAATCGACAGCGGACGCTGCGAAACCGCCATGGATCCGGCACCTGGTTTGACAACTTGCCCGACTTGGGAACCATCGACGAAAAAGGAAACGACGCCGCGAGCGTCGTAGTGAAAAGCGATGTGTTGCCAACGATCTGCCGCAAAGAGTAGAGGTGGCGAGTACCAAGTTTCGGATCGCTCTCCCAAGCCGATCTCTACGGACATCCGGCGCCCATCGTCCTTGGCGTTGGTCAGCCCGAACTTCATTCCAGTAGGGTTGCCGGGGATGTACTTCGAGTCGAGCAGTACCGGCCGCAGCTTGGCAAGAAACTCATCTTCGGACTTTGGCTTGACCCACATCTCAACGCTAAACGGCACCGTTGGTGAAAGCACAGGCGATGATTGCACATGGATGCCGTGACTTTCGTCAACGATGGGGTATCCCGCATGACTTTCAAGGCAACCTCCGAATCGACCGTTCGCGTTGAATTCCCCACCCCGAAGGACCGCGGAATGCTGGTGCGACGATGAATCCTTTGCGAAACTTTGCTGGTCACCATCAAACTTCCAAAGCCCCAGCACAGAGTCCGCCGTCGCGTCGTCGCCGTCATAGCCGCGATACCATTGGCTTTGCACCGGCGCTGTCGCGGAAATGGTCAACGTGAAATAGAACAACGACAAGCAAGCGGCTTGCGATCGACGAATCCAAGGGAAGGGAGTGATTTGTTTTTGAAAGAGGCGAAACATAACCTTGGATTTTTCGTGCTTGAGGGGAGAGACAACACCTTGGTAGGTACGACAACAGCACCGCCATTCTACGACAAGAGTTTTTACCATGCAGGGATGGCTCCGTTAGGAAAGTACACGAGAGAGAAACAAACGGTACTCAATAGACGGGGCCATCTGGGTGTTTCCACGGTCGTCCCTTTCCAACCCGACCTGGTGGATTTTTCAAGGCATGCTCCCTCGTCCACAACGGGTTCCGGTGTGTTTCGAAGGTGACAACGTATAGAATGATTCGCTTCTCGCTTTGCGGTAATGCGAAAACCTAGCTGGACAGCGCCGCTCAGTCCGATATTGATTCGGAAAATTGCGGTAAATCGCCCACGAAGTGACGCTGTCCAGCTAGCCTTCAATTAAAGGTGGAATCCCATGCGACTAGCACTAGCCATGATTGTTTTTTTGCTCACACAGGTTGAGGTGTTGAGTCAGCATCTCGACTTACTGCCGCTCGATCACTCTAGGCCTCTCACCAAGATTGCGCTCGGTTCGTGTGCGCGTGAAGGTCAGTCTCAACCCATTTGGGAGGCTGTTGCCGATTCGCGGCCTGATCTGTTCGTCTTTCTCGGTGACAATATCTACGCCGACACGACGGACATGAAGGTGATGAAAAGGAAGTATGGATTATTAGCGGCTGACCAAGGATTTCAGCGCGTGACACGGACTTGCCCCATACTGGCGACTTGGGATGACCACGACTATGGTGCCGACGATTCCGGCGAGGAGTATCCCAAAAAGATTGAATCGCAACAGGTCTTCCTCGACTTCTTTGGCGAACCAGCGAATTCGAATCGACGCCGCACGCCTGGAATTTACGACGCAAAGATCGTCGGGCCACCTGGAAAGCGAGTGCAAGTCATTCTGCTCGATACACGATACTTTCGTGGCCCATTGAAGCTCAAGCCAAGAGAACCCGGCGAGAAACGCGGTGACCGGTATCTGCCGAACCCAGACGCTGCAGTCACGATGCTGGGTGACGCCCAATGGACGTGGCTAGAAGAACAGCTCCGCAAACCCGCTGGAGTGCGAATCATTGCATCGAGCATCCAAGTGATCAATGAAGATCACGACTCAGAGCACTGGTCGCAATTGCCGCACGAGCGCGAACGATTGTTCAAACTGATCCGCGATACCGAGGCGGCTGGTGTTGTCTTCATCAGCGGCGACGTCCATCGGGGGGAATTATCAACGATGGACGGCGGCGTGGGCTACCCGCTGTTCGATCTGACCTCAAGTGGCTTGAATCGAGGCTTTCCATCATGGCGATTTGAACGACCAAACCGACATCGCATGGGAACGCTGGAATGGGGAAACAACTTTGGCATGATCGTCTTGGAGTGGGATCAACCCGAAGCTCGAATCAGGCTGCAGATTCGAGATGAGGCTGGTGATATCATGATCCAACGCAAAATCGAGATCGCCACCTTGCAGCCAGGGATCCTTCCTTAATCATGACGACCCCGCAACCGTGCTCACCGCGTTTGGTGCTATTTTGCTTACACGATTTCGCTACAATGGTTGGGAAAATTTCCAAAGACCTTGGCAAAGTCTGAACCTCGCGATCACTATCACGCGGGTAGTGAAAATCGGGCAATTTGGCACATGTCGATTTCATCAAACGACGAGATTCGTTCAAAAGCATGGATTCTGTAACTGGTTGCAAACCAATTCGAGTCGGCGTACTGCTAGATGACCTGAAGATCAGTAACTGGCAAGTGCAGGTTCTTCGCAGTGTTTTGGAATGCCGGCACGCATCGCTTGTCGTCATTGTTCTGAATGGTTCCACCTCCTCGGCTCCCGCCGATGCTGTGGGGATCAAAGGCCGACTTGCGAATTATCTCAAGTTCCTTTGTCAAATCCCATTTAACCAAGACCATCTTTTTGAGCAGTATGCTCATGAAGATCGTCAGTATTTCGGCAATGCCCCCGATGCTTTCGAATTGATCGATGTCTCCGAGTTGGTTGCTGACATACCCACTTTGAGCGTTTTCCCATCGCAAAAACGGTATGTGGACCGAATTGACCAGAAAGACGTAGACTGCCTCATGGCCCATTCCCCGGATGTCCTCCTACGGTTTGGGTTCCGAATTCTCAAGGGGCCTATTTTGGAGGCTCCCGAGTATGGGGTCTGGTCTTATCACCATGGCGACACCCAATATCGCGGAGGTCCCGCCTGCTTTTGGGAAATGGTGGACGACCGTCCGGTTACCGGCGCCATTCTACAAGTTTTGAATGACAAGCTTGACGCTGGGCTTGTGCTGTATCGAAGTTTTTCGTCAACCAAGAACCACTCGCTTTTCGAGAATCGCAATCAGCTCTATTGGAAAACGGCATCGTTCGTTCAGCGTGTACTCAACGACGTGGCGCATCGTGGATGGGATCTGGTCAAGGAGGAAGCCGAGAGTCGAAGACGCGAGGCCAGCATTGGCGAGATTCGACGAACCCCATCCGGGAAGGAGGTTTACGAATACCTAAAGTTGAGAAAGAAGCGAATCTGCCAATTCCCGAAGCAATATGTTGAGCAGTGGAGTATCCTCTTAGGGCAGCATTCCCTAGCTGGGCAGAGCGACTTTATGGGCGGCGAGATGCTCAGCCCGAGCTTGATGCGGCAAGAGATTGCGGCAAGTCCCCCACAAGGTGATGCTGTTCCGCTAGATTCCGGCAAACACATGGTAAGGCCGGAGTCTTTGACGGCGATTCCCAACCCCGATGGTCATTTTTGGGCTGATCCATTTCTCTTCGAAAGAAACGGGAAGACTTGGTTATTTTTTGAGGACTATGACTATGCGGAGAGGCGAGGAGCGATCGGTTGTGTGGAGGTCCATGCTGGACGTACGTTAGGGCCATCTTTTACCGCTCTTGAAAGGCCGTACCACCTGTCCGGTCCGTTCATCTTGCAATGGAAGAATGATCTCTTCATGATTCCGGAAACTGCCGCCAAATTGTGCGTCGAAGCCTATCGTTGCGTTTCGTTTCCGGATAAGTGGGAGTATCACGGCACTCTACTGGAGGAGATCTCGGCAGTGGATCCGAAAATACATGTAGACGACGGTCGGCTGTGGCTGTTTGTGAATGTTGCCGAGCGCGGTGCTTCTACGTGGGATGAACTGTGTCTTTTCTATGCCGATGACCTGATGGGTCCATGGGTGCCACATGTGGGAAACCCCGTGGTTTCTGATGCGAGGTACGCTCGTCCGGCAGGAGCATTATTCATGATCGGTGACTGCCTCATCCGGCCATCGCAGGATTGTTCCGGTAGTTACGGACGTGCTCTGAACTTCTTTGAAGTCACGCAGTTGAATAGGGACAAGTATCAGGAGCGATTGGTGGATCGGCTAGAACCGGAGGTGTTAGCAGTCGACGGTGTTCACTCCTATGCTGCGGCTGTAGACCATGTGGCTGTTGATCGAAAGCAGATCGTACCGTCAGATTCGCCGTGGGCTTACAAGCGGATGATGACCTATCCCTTTCCTCCCTTGCTGTGGAGGACCAAACACCTTTTCCATCCGCTAAGCAAGGTGGAAAAAATCGTCGTTCGGATAGCAAAGGTATTCCGAAGTATTCTGCGTTCCTTGAGTTGAAATGATCAGACGCGTTAAGGCTACATCGACTGCG
This Novipirellula artificiosorum DNA region includes the following protein-coding sequences:
- a CDS encoding apiosidase-like domain-containing protein translates to MISSTNERRLDSRLSYRSFRFIAQPLITVALASVSVMAAEPITKWTPVVMQFDSEESYPWWEFPVEATLRHEGSGAQLQIEAFYDGPKRYTLRFALPLAGKWSYRIKSRDSKLNGNSGVVTVEAPTQQQSRSNPNLRGHVRASENGRYFQYADGKPFFFLGDTNWSINTARCGLGANQDGPFFEYLNDRKSKGFAAILVAYMRGFGDTDEPAGQRNEGGYPFTGGQVEQLNAKYFQSLDTRMQAIWDRGFVVAVHPTWFAKRNCFFDHESAKRISAYLAVRYGAYNGLWSLSGEYQYTMKDCSWTESQLNELGEVVQQHNPYHHPLSIHPSGNPKWAAPHGDLSSRAFHDAVWHDHNWLQTGQKLPMLCNVALRAIENYKLSPTKPVILSEGYYERYTDPEHVYHSRWQAWTAFLNGSAGYGYGAFGVWQFYTPDDAKGETGKKTDGHLFWKEAMAMEGSRQMRPVRELLSSLPWWQLTPSRNLIVVNGKRNPPPTPDDITPPHCGKIADAAMVVYIPRGNADNELRIDNLPSQDFAAHWFDPRTAARTMISDSKQLANGVIPPRPESADEDWVLLLLNTNSDENRR
- a CDS encoding sulfatase-like hydrolase/transferase; this encodes MNRILLLLLACFPVLFGSHAVEAGDRPNIVFILADDLGYGDLACYGREDIRTPNLDELAKQGVRFTNHYANGAECTPTRAALLTGRYQQWIGGLECAIGTGNLGRYDDAIRLRETNDLGFPTDEQSIVRLLKDAGYATAITGKWHLGYEPKFAPHLHGFDYTFYCIGGGMDYFHYLDNVAGYNLFQDGDPIRREGHFTDLATEEAIEFVKRQSDEKPFFLYLAYTCPHSPFQGPDDLTKNPLPLNSPLWNQGTAPPDVYIAMIEQMDTRIGDLLNTLDVEKLNGDTLVIFASDNGGTRSARNTPLSGIKGSTNEGGIRVPAIMRLPGVIPAGVDSDQACITFDFTKSIARIAGVKPAIDKPLEGIDIVQHVAEGRRDIDRTLYWRKPRGDTVWKGVREGTLKFVAQQRGDKESEFLFDLATDVSETNDLKTSRPTDFKRLKAKYIEWEATTRATRRGRPQ
- a CDS encoding alpha/beta hydrolase family protein; amino-acid sequence: MSDNNRTDHRSCNSSLVTVGVSRRRLLSAATFPMMVPLLDWLSKDAIGAESVPPLNRFPRMVHEFFVEQVRQAERRNLRVWEQVNTEDAAQKHVETLRAKIRECFGPEPERTPLNPRITGVVERDAYKIEKLIFESRPDFPVTANVYVPKGRELPMPGVIGTCGHSSNGKAAEPYQSFAQGLAKLGYVCLIYDPIGQGERSQYVDDDLTPRRKGTVHEHLYCGNQQFLVGEFLGAWRAWDGIRALDYLLTRKEVDPEQIGVTGNSGGGTMTTWLAGVESRWTMAAPSCFVTTFRRNMENELPADTEQCPPRALALGLDHADFLAAMAPKPVLILSKERDFFDARGAEEAYNRLKGLYSLLGKQKRVSMFTGPSTHGYSQENREAMYGWFNGVTRVSAAKTEPDITIETDETLWCTPKGQIAGLDAKTVFQFTADQSRALGKNRGAVEGEQLTHRIRQILKLRTPKTDTPDYRILRDWRSREYPTKFGISYAVETEQDIFALVYMLTNEPWYSRPPREGNRAILYVSHRSSDAELRDEPLIRDVIKTEPETRLFTCDVRGIGESQPDTCGNQSFDDPYGCDYFYAIHSLMLDRPYVGQKTMDVLRVLDWLASYGYTDIHIVAKGWGALPATFAALLNDRISQVTLKNALTSYADIAEHEDYDWPLAALLPNVLAHFDMPDCYRALAAKKIQQIEPWDAVYSSPTAIR
- a CDS encoding LamG domain-containing protein; this translates as MFRLFQKQITPFPWIRRSQAACLSLFYFTLTISATAPVQSQWYRGYDGDDATADSVLGLWKFDGDQQSFAKDSSSHQHSAVLRGGEFNANGRFGGCLESHAGYPIVDESHGIHVQSSPVLSPTVPFSVEMWVKPKSEDEFLAKLRPVLLDSKYIPGNPTGMKFGLTNAKDDGRRMSVEIGLGERSETWYSPPLLFAADRWQHIAFHYDARGVVSFFVDGSQVGQVVKPGAGSMAVSQRPLSIGDRIGSLYSGFPGLIDEVRITSGTVEFRPFAFQTDSARLVFLRMDSDAHFSGHIENFMPADLTDSSVEIQFPNGKVETIKLPVIASGQKHPIEVPVDCSLRPGRYEVAVTMVGKKQDGGNTEYRTTTIFPLTIVRRPLPDRMPVVMWGVNGTDNVVQSIPALKNIGFTHCLGLRADYQKIWNEGSDALPGTAAQIQADREMLDVALENEIGVIATLAPARWLRTSPAGETLLRMDRNGKPYDREDVSALLEPVQKFCFDTGAAIGRAYGDHPAFEAALLHTEVRSESQVSFRKEEVAAYLSATGKSIPSEVTSKNGVDYKKISDFPEDRVIDDEDPILMYLKWFWREGDGWNRANSKLNDGLKQNIERDGFWTFHDPAIRVPSVSGSGGDVDVLSHWTYSYPDPVRIGLCTDELLEMSRVGGRSQDVMKMTQLIWYRSQTAPPDVSPRGTSSPWVDQDPAAAYITIAPMHLREALWWKLSRPIKGIMYHGWQSLLDVDSGSSYRYTNPATQHELKRLIESVVEPLGPTLTQIPDVNTDVVFLESFTSQMFARRGTYGWNNGWAGDLYHVLMYAQLQPRVMYEESLLAGGLDTAKVLVLADCDVLTESVVEKIHAFQQRGGLIVGDKQVCPAIRLDWMVPRFERKKQAKADRDRVQDAAAKLRKWLDSRYVRQVDSTNPDVVTRCRRYQSTDYVFAVNDHREPGTYVGGFGLVMEDGLPSDTKVSLLKSSGHVYDLCDQREVFWEKSGERLTGGVSLGPCEGRVWMVTEKPIRRVDISLEESAHLGERMDARISITDGETPMDAVIPVQVQISDPEGMEAEFSGYYGAAGGELSVPIEFAANDHLGLWTVKVTELASGKSSSKYVRLGP